In the genome of Dermacentor silvarum isolate Dsil-2018 chromosome 1, BIME_Dsil_1.4, whole genome shotgun sequence, one region contains:
- the LOC125944000 gene encoding uncharacterized protein K02A2.6-like, whose translation MELDTGAAVSVMSKTQFRQLFPSAVLEPTTVKLRTYTGALVRPQGVSSVNVQHGDHSAILPLYVVDHKGPPLLGWEWLHAVRLEWAKIWNLNNITRSDTPTHISVKKRLDALLAKYQPLFKDELGTITEERAELFLKPDMKPRFLKARNVPFALQKAFDAELAKMEQLGIISPVTMSEYAMPAVPVIKQDGSIRICGDYKTTVNPCLDVDRYPLPKVDDLFTALSGGKHFSKIDLNRAYPQVVMSESSKQYLTLNTQKGLFAVNRLAFGISSTPGIFQRIIDTMLKGLHGVCCYLDDILVTGKNDEEHFINLEAVLKRLLERGVRVKKEKCSFFQQDLCYLGHRIGAQGISATTEKVDALLKAPAPTDRQQLQSFLGVVNFYGKFLPNLATVAQPFFRLLRKNAPWCWDECCQEAFTKIKNLLASPPTLAHYDPCKPLQLSCDASHYGLGAVLSHVLDDVSKKPIAFASRTLTDAEKKYSELEKEALAIIFGVKKFHFYVYGCITFGMRVIVPAKLRNLLLDELHEGHPGIVRSKEQARSYVWWPSIEADLENRVKACHHGSACM comes from the exons ATGGAGCTAGACACGGGAGCGGCTGTTTCCGTCATGTCAAAGACGCAGTTCCGTCAGCTCTTTCCTTCGGCTGTACTGGAGCCTACGACAGTTAAACTTCGTACCTACACAGGAGCACTGGTACGACCCCAGGGAGTCTCTTCGGTCAACGTGCAGCACGGCGACCATTCTGCAATTCTTCCACTCTACGTCGTAGACCACAAGGGACCACCTCTACTGGGCTGGGAGTGGCTGCACGCAGTCCGGCTGGAGTGGGCGAAAATCTGGAACCTGAACAACATTACAAGGTCAGACACTCCTACTCATATCAGCGTAAAAAAGAGGCTAGACGCATTGCTGGCGAAGTACCAACCCCTTTTCAAAGACGAGTTAGGCACGATAACGGAAGAGCGCGCCGAACTTTTTCTTAAACCTGATATGAAGCCGAGATTCCTAAAAGCCAGGAATGTTCCGTTTGCGTTGCaaaaagcttttgacgctgaatTAGCTAAAATGGAACAGCTGGGAATTATATCGCCGGTTACGATGTCAGAATACGCTATGCCTGCGGTACCCGTAATCAAGCAAGATGGTAGCATACGGATTTGCGGCGACTACAAGACGACCGTTAACCCGTGCCTTGATGTCGACCGCTACCCATTACCGAAGGTAGACGACCTGTTCACAGCCTTGTCGGGAGGTAAGCACTTCTCGAAGATTGATCTCAACCGGGCCTATCCGCAAGTGGTGATGTCGGAGTCGTCAAAACAATACCTCACGTTGAATACGCAGAAAGGATTGTTTGCTGTTAATCGACTCGCATTTGGAATTTCGTCCACTCCCGGGATCTTCCAAAGAATAATTGACACCATGCTGAAGGGCTTACACGGGGTTTgctgctacctagacgacattCTGGTGACTGGTAAAAATGACGAAGAGCATTTTATCAATCTGGAGGCTGTGTTAAAACGACTTCTTGAAAGAGGCGTTCGTGTCAAGAAAGAGAAGTGTTCGTTTTTCCAACAGGACCTTTGTTACCTCGGACACAGAATCGGCGCACAAGGCATCTCGGCAACGACGGAGAAGGTTGACGCACTCCTCAAGGCTCCAGCCCCTACAGACAGGCAGCAGCTGCAGTCGTTCCTGGGAGTCGTCAATTTCTACGGCAAGTTCCTTCCTAACCTAGCAACGGTGGCGCAACCATTTTTCAGGTTGCTACGTAAAAACGCCCCGTGGTGCTGGGATGAGTGTTGCCAGGAAGCGTTCACCAAGATAAAGAACTTGCTAGCCTCTCCACCAACTTTGGCGCACTACGACCCGTGCAAACCATTGCAGCTATCATGCGACGCATCGCACTATGGTTTAGGCGCGGTTCTTTCTCATGTTTTGGATGATGTCAGCAAGAAGCCAATCGCTTTCGCATCGCGTACCTTGACCGATGCCGAAAAGAAATACAGCGAGCTTGAGAAAGAGGCCCTTGCAATAATATTTGGTGTTAAGAAGTTTCATTTCTACGTTTACG GCTGCATCACGTTCGGGATGCGAGTGATCGTGCCGGCAAAGTTGCGCAACTTGCTGCTGGACGAACTCCACGAAGGGCACCCAGGCATCGTGCGCAGCAAGGAACAGGCGCGCAGCTACGTGTGGTGGCCGTCCATCGAGGCGGACCTCGAGAATCGTGTCAAGGCCTGC CACCAtggcagcgcttgcatgtag
- the LOC125943999 gene encoding uncharacterized protein K02A2.6-like, whose translation MFLVVVDAHSKWPEVFVMRSTTSEATVDRLRELFARFGFPETIVTDNGPQFTSEEFKLFVKELGCRHVLTAPYHPSSNGLAERFIQTLKNALRKSSGADTLQLRLHKFLLNYRNSPHATTNESPSNLLLGRRLRNRLDVVKPAVGGRVAYNQFKQSVARPRRDREIAVGDQVMARNYRGRPNWVPGVVVGQSSPESFTVRATTPRGSFTWRRHKDQLLARTTDPDREASDQEGYEFLAFPPCVDPVTSSAPTTSGPAASQDIQTAGARRYPTRDRRPPDRYQAGV comes from the coding sequence ATGTTTCTTGTAGTCGTGGACGCGCACTCCAAGTGGCCGGAAGTGTTTGTTATGCGCTCTACTACGTCGGAGGCTACAGTTGACAGATTGAGAGAGCTCTTTGCGCGGTTTGGTTTCCCAGAAACCATTGTCACTGATAACGGCCCGCAGTTTACTTCCGAAGAGTTCAAGCTTTTTGTAAAAGAATTGGGCTGTCGTCACGTGCTTACAGCACCGTATCATCCCAGCTCAAACGGGCTTGCAGAGCGTTTTATTCAGACACTTAAAAACGCTCTTCGTAAATCTAGCGGAGCGGACACATTACAACTGAGGCTTCACAAGTTTTTGCTTAACTATCGCAACTCGCCCCATGCGACAACAAATGAGTCACCATCAAACTTGTTACTAGGACGACGGCTGCGAAATCGACTCGATGTTGTCAAGCCAGCGGTGGGAGGAAGGGTTGCATATAATCAGTTCAAGCAATCCGTGGCTCGCCCACGTCGTGATCGTGAAATAGCAGTCGGTGACCAAGTGATGGCTCGCAATTATCGAGGCAGACCAAACTGGGTCCCTGGTGTTGTTGTGGGGCAGTCCAGCCCCGAGTCTTTTACCGTTCGTGCTACCACACCCAGAGGCAGTTTCACCTGGCGTCGTCACAAGGACCAGCTGCTCGCGCGGACCACGGATCCGGACCGCGAGGCATCTGACCAGGAGGGATACGAGTTCCTGGCGTTCCCACCATGCGTCGACCCAGTGACATCCTCCGCTCCTACCACCAGTGGTCCTGCCGCTTCGCAAGACATCCAGACGGCGGGTGCAAGACGCTACCCGACTAGAGACCGTCGACCACCGGACAGATATCAAGCTGGAGTTTAG